The Pseudomonas oryzicola genomic sequence CGCCGACCGGCAGCACCAGGTGCCAGAAGTAGTCTGCCACCTGGCCCAGCAGGCTGAGTTCGTCGAAGTTGTCCGAGACCAGGCCGCGCACCGGGAACCAGTTGAACGAGGTACCGCCGGCGAACAGCACGATCAGCAGCAGGGCGAACAGGAACGAGGGCAGGGCATAGCCGACCACGATCAGCGCGCTGCTCCAGGCATCGAAGCGGCTGCCATGGCGTACCGCCTTGCGGATGCCCAGCGGGATCGAGACCAGGTAGGTGATCAGTGTGGCCCACAAGCCCAGCGACAGGGTAACCGGCAGCTTGTCGAGGATCAGCTCGGTGACCTTGGCGCCGCGGAAGAAGCTGTTGCCAAAGTCCAGCCGGGCGTATTGGCCAAGCATCAGCCACAAGCGCTCGGGGGCGCTCTTGTCGAAGCCATACTGGCGCTTGATCTCTTCGATCAGTTTCGGGTCCAGACCGCGGCTGGCGCGGGATTCACCATGCACCAGCTCGGCCCGCGCAGCAGGCGCGCCGGTGCCAAGGCCTTGCAGGCGCGCCACCGCCTGTTCCACAGGGCCGCCCGGCGCTGCCTGCACGATGGCGAAGTTGACCAGCAGGATCGCCAGCAGGGTCGGGATGATCAGCAACAGCCGGCGCAGGATGTAAGTGGTCATGGCGAAGCCTTCAGGCGCTCGGCCATCTGCGCGTCGCTCAGCGCGCTGGGGCTGACCTCCCACCAGGTGTCCAGGCCTTCGTCATAGGCAGCCTGGACCTTGGGCCGGCCGAAGCGGTTCCACCACACGGTGGAGCTGCCCGGCGGGTAATAGTTGGGGATCCAGTAGTAATTCCACTGCAGCACCCGGTCCAGGGCGCGGGCATGCCGCAGCATGTCGGCCTGGCTGACGGCGCGCACCAGGCCGTCGACCAGCTTGTCCACGGCAGGGTCCTGCAACACCATCAGGTTGTTCGAACCAGGGTCATGGGCCGCTGCCGAGCCAAAGTAGTTGTACAGCTCGGCGCCGGGCGACAGGGTGACCGGGTAGCCGGTGACGATCATGTCGTAATCGCGCGCCATCAGGCGGTTGACGTACTGGGCCGAGTCGACGTTGCGGATGTTCAGGGTGATGCCGATTTGCGCCAGGTTGCGCTTCCACGGCAGGAGCAGGCGCTCCATGCCCGCCTGGCCATTGAGAAAGGTGAACGCCAACGGCGTGCCTTGGCTGTCCACCAGGCTGTCACCCTGCGCTCGCCAGCCGGCTTGCTCAAGCAGGGCCAGGGCCTGCAGCTGCTGCTGGCGGATGATCCCCGAGCCATCGGTGACCGGCGCGCTGAACACGCTGCTGAAGACTTCGTCCGGTACCTGGCCGCGCAGCGGTTCGAGCAGCTTCAGCTCGTCCGCGTCGGGCAATTGGCGGGCGGCCAGCGGGGTATTGGAAAACACGCTTTGCTGGCGGATGTACATGCTACGCATCATCTGCCGGTTGCTCCACTCGAAATCCCACAGCATGCCCAGCGCCTGGCGCACGCGGCGGTCCTTGAACTGCGGCTGGTCGAGGTTGAACACGAAGCCCTGGGCAACCTGCGGCTTGGCCGGGCCCAGGTGGGCGCGCTGCAGACGCCCGTCATCCAGCTGGGCGCCGGCGTAGCCCAGGGTGTAGGCGGTGGCGGAGAACTCGCGATTGTAGTCGTAGCCCCCGCCCTTGAGTACCTGCCGCGCCACTTCGGTGTCGCCGAAGTACTCGATGCGCAGCTGGTCGAAATTGTAGCGGCCACGGCTGACCGGCAGGTCCCGCGCCCACCAGTTGGGGTCACGCTCGAAAGTGATGCTGCGGCCATTGTCGATGCGCGCGATACGGTACGGCCCGCTGCCGACCGGCTTGTCGAAGCCGGCGCCGTTGGCGAAATCGCGCTGCTGCCAGTCGTGCTCGGGCAGCACCGGCAGGCTGGCGAGGTCCAGCGCCAGGGTGCGGCCATGCCCCGGTTTGAAGTCGAAACGTACATGCTGCGGGCCTTCCACGGTTACCCCGGCTACATCGGCGAACTGGGTGCGGTACTTGAGGCTGCCCTTGTTCATCAGCAGCTCGAAGGTGAAGCGTACGTCTGCGGCACGCACCGGCTGGCCATCGGCGAAGGTTGCGCGCGGGTCGATCTCGAAACGCAGCCAGGCGTCATCCGGGCCGCGCTCCATGCGCCGGGCAATCAGGCCATAGACGGTATAGGGTTCATCGAACGAACGCATGGCCAAGGGTGCATAGAGCAGGCCATCGACCTCGCTGACACCAATACCTTTGTCGATGTACGGCAGGATATGGTCGAACTGGCCGATCTCGATGGCCGAGCGGCGCAGGATGCCGCCCTTGGGAGCGCCGGGGTTGACGTAGTCGAAGTGCTGGAAGCCGGCGTCGTAGCGGGGCGCTTCGCCGTAGACGGTGAGGGCGTGGGTGGGGGTGGCGTGGGCGTTGAAGGCAAGACAAAGCAGGACCAGACAAGGCAACCACTGTAGAAGCGGGTTTACCCGCGAAGGCGTCGGCTCAGGCAACAAGGTTGCTCGCACGGACG encodes the following:
- a CDS encoding extracellular solute-binding protein; translated protein: MKGPVGTGLTAKASVRATLLPEPTPSRVNPLLQWLPCLVLLCLAFNAHATPTHALTVYGEAPRYDAGFQHFDYVNPGAPKGGILRRSAIEIGQFDHILPYIDKGIGVSEVDGLLYAPLAMRSFDEPYTVYGLIARRMERGPDDAWLRFEIDPRATFADGQPVRAADVRFTFELLMNKGSLKYRTQFADVAGVTVEGPQHVRFDFKPGHGRTLALDLASLPVLPEHDWQQRDFANGAGFDKPVGSGPYRIARIDNGRSITFERDPNWWARDLPVSRGRYNFDQLRIEYFGDTEVARQVLKGGGYDYNREFSATAYTLGYAGAQLDDGRLQRAHLGPAKPQVAQGFVFNLDQPQFKDRRVRQALGMLWDFEWSNRQMMRSMYIRQQSVFSNTPLAARQLPDADELKLLEPLRGQVPDEVFSSVFSAPVTDGSGIIRQQQLQALALLEQAGWRAQGDSLVDSQGTPLAFTFLNGQAGMERLLLPWKRNLAQIGITLNIRNVDSAQYVNRLMARDYDMIVTGYPVTLSPGAELYNYFGSAAAHDPGSNNLMVLQDPAVDKLVDGLVRAVSQADMLRHARALDRVLQWNYYWIPNYYPPGSSTVWWNRFGRPKVQAAYDEGLDTWWEVSPSALSDAQMAERLKASP
- a CDS encoding microcin C ABC transporter permease YejB produces the protein MTTYILRRLLLIIPTLLAILLVNFAIVQAAPGGPVEQAVARLQGLGTGAPAARAELVHGESRASRGLDPKLIEEIKRQYGFDKSAPERLWLMLGQYARLDFGNSFFRGAKVTELILDKLPVTLSLGLWATLITYLVSIPLGIRKAVRHGSRFDAWSSALIVVGYALPSFLFALLLIVLFAGGTSFNWFPVRGLVSDNFDELSLLGQVADYFWHLVLPVGALVIGGFVTLTLLTKNAFLDEISRQYVVTARAKGLSERRVLYGHVLRNAMLLVVAGLPQALITVFFAGSLLIEVIFSLDGLGRMSYEAAVSRDYPVVFGTLFIFTLAGLLIRLIGDLSYTLLDPRIDFDTRAH